The proteins below are encoded in one region of Podarcis raffonei isolate rPodRaf1 chromosome 8, rPodRaf1.pri, whole genome shotgun sequence:
- the RTN2 gene encoding reticulon-2 isoform X1 yields MGQVLGFAHCKESPSTASTTPDSTDGGNDESDFPELQTAREFSEDEEDEEVSLEWGTPRELTFSYITIAGPLNSSPTLGEHAPRGRRDSQTRRARAPLPRTDTCETFVPALGDSLENIPSLCPSPEGEGAPPPVDGQGLDPFLGWEAHAGSVEEADRGKGEGAQGSQRHSPLAQALVERQSSSRSSESSSETSLEDLPPPDALAPHPEPGAPRGADTTQHPALTSSEFCQHPSWDEEVEQREEEEEEEDRAPISEQHQAEPDQSGNTLENCPVVADLVYWRDTRKSAFVFTTLMVALLCLLHFSIISVASYVSLAALSVTISLRVYSKILLAIHRGEGHNPFQAQLDADLGLSKEQLERLTERVVFYVTSGTKSLQRLFLVDDLVESIKFAFLFYILTYVGAVFNGLTLLILGVISAFTFPLLYRQHQAQIDQYVGLVRNQLSNLRAKMLSKLPTAKAKAE; encoded by the exons ATGGGGCAGGTCCTGGGATTCGCCCATTGCA AAGAGTCTCCGTCTACCGCTTCCACCACACCTGACTCCACAGATG GTGGCAACGATGAATCCGACTTCCCTGAACTGCAGACGGCGAGGGAATTCTCGGAGGACGAGGAAGACGAGGAGGTGTCTCTGGAGTGGGGCACCCCCCGAGAGCTGACTTTTTCCTACATCACCATCGCGGGGCCCCTCAACAGCAGCCCCACGCTGGGGGAGCACGCCCCCCGGGGCAGGCGCGACTCCCAGACCCGCCGAGCGCGGGCCCCGCTGCCGCGTACGGACACCTGCGAGACCTTTGTGCCGGCGCTGGGGGACAGTTTGGAGAATATCCCCAGCCTCTGTCCGTCCCCCGAGGGAGAGGGGGCGCCCCCTCCGGTTGACGGCCAAGGACTGGACCCTTTTTTGGGCTGGGAAGCCCATGCAGGCTCCGTGGAGGAAGCAGACcgagggaaaggagagggggcACAAGGGTCGCAGAGGCACAGCCCCCTGGCACAGGCGCTGGTGGAGagacagagcagcagcagaagcagcgaGTCGTCCTCAG AAACTTCCCTGGAGGACCTGCCGCCACCCGACGCCTTAGCGCCCCACCCGGAACCGGGCGCCCCCCGCGGTGCTGACACCACCCAGCACCCAGCACTGACCTCATCCGAGTTTTGCCAACACCCGTCGTGGGACGAGGAGGTGgagcagagggaggaagaggaggaggaggaagaccggGCGCCGATCTCAGAGCAGCATCAAGCCGAGCCGGACCAATCAGGGAACACTCTGGAAAACTGCCCCGTAG TGGCAGACTTGGTGTACTGGCGCGACACCCGCAAGTCGGCGTTCGTCTTCACCACCTTGATGGTGGCCCTGCTGTGCCTGCTGCACTTCAGCATCATCAGCGTGGCCTCCTACGTCTCCCTGGCGGCCCTCAGCGTCACCATCTCTCTCAGGGTTTACAGCAAAATACTACTCGCCATCCACCGAGGGGAAGGACACAACCCTTTCCA GGCCCAGCTGGATGCTGACTTGGGGCTGTCAAAGGAGCAGCTGGAGCGCCTCACGGAGCGGGTCGTCTTCTACGTCACGTCGGGCACCAAGTCCCTCCAGCGCCTCTTCCTGGTGGACGACTTGGTGGAGTCCATTAAG TTTGCTTTCCTGTTCTACATCCTCACCTACGTGGGAGCCGTCTTCAATGGGCTGACTTTGCTGATACTGG GTGTGATAAGTGcatttacctttcctctgctgtACAGGCAACATCAG gcacagattgACCAGTATGTGGGGCTGGTGAGGAATCAGTTGAGTAACCTCAGAGCAAA AATGCTGTCCAAGCTGCCGACGGCCAAAGCGAAAGCCGAATGA
- the RTN2 gene encoding reticulon-2 isoform X2 has protein sequence MANRVADLVYWRDTRKSAFVFTTLMVALLCLLHFSIISVASYVSLAALSVTISLRVYSKILLAIHRGEGHNPFQAQLDADLGLSKEQLERLTERVVFYVTSGTKSLQRLFLVDDLVESIKFAFLFYILTYVGAVFNGLTLLILGVISAFTFPLLYRQHQAQIDQYVGLVRNQLSNLRAKMLSKLPTAKAKAE, from the exons ATGGCTAACAGAG TGGCAGACTTGGTGTACTGGCGCGACACCCGCAAGTCGGCGTTCGTCTTCACCACCTTGATGGTGGCCCTGCTGTGCCTGCTGCACTTCAGCATCATCAGCGTGGCCTCCTACGTCTCCCTGGCGGCCCTCAGCGTCACCATCTCTCTCAGGGTTTACAGCAAAATACTACTCGCCATCCACCGAGGGGAAGGACACAACCCTTTCCA GGCCCAGCTGGATGCTGACTTGGGGCTGTCAAAGGAGCAGCTGGAGCGCCTCACGGAGCGGGTCGTCTTCTACGTCACGTCGGGCACCAAGTCCCTCCAGCGCCTCTTCCTGGTGGACGACTTGGTGGAGTCCATTAAG TTTGCTTTCCTGTTCTACATCCTCACCTACGTGGGAGCCGTCTTCAATGGGCTGACTTTGCTGATACTGG GTGTGATAAGTGcatttacctttcctctgctgtACAGGCAACATCAG gcacagattgACCAGTATGTGGGGCTGGTGAGGAATCAGTTGAGTAACCTCAGAGCAAA AATGCTGTCCAAGCTGCCGACGGCCAAAGCGAAAGCCGAATGA